One window of Deltaproteobacteria bacterium genomic DNA carries:
- the rpoH gene encoding RNA polymerase sigma factor RpoH, with protein MSNLPVPQGSLASYLVEINRFPLLSQQEERELALRYYEQGEIEAAHKLVTSNLRFVVKVANEYAGYGIRMADLIQEGNIGLMQAVKKFNPHRGFRLISYAVWWIRAYIQNFILKNWSLVKIGTTQAQRKLFYKLNQAKRAIAKHLRGEELGEEQYLSIAKNLNVREEDVVEMDSRMRGRDTSLDEPLGEEGRSTRLDLIPSQENQESQFVTMEDSLQAKTSVSTALMGLNERERFVIQNRFLKDKPMTLQEIGNSYGITRERARQIEASALKKMRLALTPALAS; from the coding sequence ATGAGCAATTTACCGGTTCCACAAGGATCGCTTGCCTCGTATCTCGTTGAGATCAACAGATTTCCTCTACTCTCACAGCAGGAGGAGAGGGAGCTTGCACTTCGCTATTACGAGCAAGGAGAGATCGAAGCGGCCCACAAGCTTGTCACATCCAACTTGAGGTTCGTCGTCAAGGTCGCCAATGAATATGCCGGATACGGTATCCGGATGGCCGACCTCATTCAGGAAGGGAATATCGGTCTCATGCAGGCGGTTAAAAAGTTTAATCCGCACAGGGGATTTCGTCTCATCTCCTACGCCGTTTGGTGGATTCGGGCCTATATCCAGAACTTTATCCTCAAGAACTGGAGCCTCGTGAAGATCGGAACAACGCAGGCCCAAAGAAAATTGTTTTACAAACTAAATCAGGCGAAGAGGGCGATTGCCAAACATCTTCGTGGAGAAGAGTTGGGGGAGGAGCAGTATCTCTCAATCGCTAAAAATCTGAATGTGCGTGAAGAGGATGTCGTCGAGATGGATTCGCGAATGAGGGGGCGCGACACCTCTCTGGATGAACCTCTCGGTGAAGAGGGCCGGTCGACCCGGTTGGATCTCATCCCGTCCCAGGAGAATCAGGAAAGCCAGTTCGTCACGATGGAAGATTCATTGCAAGCCAAGACCTCTGTCTCAACCGCCCTCATGGGACTCAATGAACGTGAGCGCTTTGTCATTCAAAACCGTTTTCTGAAAGATAAACCGATGACCCTCCAGGAGATCGGTAACTCTTATGGTATCACGCGTGAAAGGGCGCGACAGATCGAGGCCAGTGCCCTGAAGAAGATGCGACTTGCCCTTACGCCAGCCCTTGCCAGTTAA
- a CDS encoding DegQ family serine endoprotease: protein MRRKLVIFWGLGMGLLGLLVGGLLKDHFQATSSAEAVEYARPVQPVGLFGGTASPTGLPSFAELADKVSPSVVNISTTKKVQRQATPRGFRGPGPQDPFDDFFDRFFQGPGPGPSERPQRSLGSGFIFGADGHIITNNHVIEGADEIQVQLTDKRKFDAEIIGTDPKTDLAVIKIKAKELPAVVLGDSNQLHVGDWVMAVGNPFGLDHTVTAGIVSAKGRVIGAGPYDDFIQTDASINPGNSGGPLFNLKGEVVGVNSAIVAAAQGIGFAIPINMAKELVPQLVKSGKVTRAWLGVGIQELTPELAESFGLKEPKGALVGNVFPNSPADKAGLKAGDIVTEFDGNKILDSHALPNLVAHLPVGKESIMKVLRDGKEKELKVKLGEMEEGEKQAAESTSTTSGELGLAVRDLTPEEMREVGVKEGVLVMGVEGGSSADFGGIQRGDILLSLNNVKIVKSSDFERESKKIKKGQIVRLHIKRDDTTIFLAFSK from the coding sequence ATGAGGCGAAAACTAGTCATCTTCTGGGGATTGGGAATGGGGCTTTTGGGGCTCCTCGTAGGGGGACTACTCAAGGATCATTTTCAGGCAACCTCCTCGGCCGAGGCGGTGGAATACGCCAGACCCGTCCAACCGGTTGGACTTTTTGGAGGAACGGCTTCTCCCACAGGACTTCCCTCATTTGCAGAGCTTGCTGACAAGGTGAGCCCCTCGGTTGTGAACATCAGTACAACGAAGAAGGTCCAGCGGCAGGCGACCCCCCGTGGTTTTCGGGGACCTGGACCCCAGGATCCGTTTGATGATTTTTTTGACCGGTTTTTTCAGGGGCCAGGACCGGGACCGTCTGAGCGTCCGCAGAGGAGTCTTGGTTCCGGTTTCATCTTCGGCGCCGATGGGCATATCATTACGAATAACCATGTCATTGAAGGGGCGGATGAGATTCAGGTCCAGCTGACGGATAAACGAAAATTTGATGCCGAAATTATCGGAACCGATCCCAAGACCGATCTGGCGGTCATTAAAATCAAGGCCAAGGAGCTCCCCGCGGTCGTCTTGGGTGATTCCAATCAGCTTCATGTGGGAGATTGGGTCATGGCAGTTGGAAATCCGTTTGGACTCGATCACACCGTGACGGCAGGAATTGTTTCCGCGAAGGGAAGGGTGATCGGGGCGGGCCCTTATGATGATTTCATCCAGACCGATGCCTCGATTAACCCTGGAAATTCGGGTGGTCCGTTGTTTAATCTCAAGGGTGAAGTGGTTGGGGTGAACTCCGCCATTGTTGCAGCCGCCCAGGGAATCGGTTTTGCGATCCCGATCAACATGGCGAAAGAGCTGGTTCCCCAATTGGTCAAGAGTGGAAAGGTGACCCGGGCCTGGCTGGGTGTTGGTATTCAGGAATTAACCCCGGAATTGGCGGAATCGTTCGGACTCAAGGAGCCAAAGGGGGCGCTTGTCGGGAACGTCTTCCCCAATAGTCCGGCGGACAAGGCGGGACTTAAGGCCGGTGATATTGTCACCGAATTCGACGGGAACAAGATTTTGGATTCTCATGCACTGCCAAACCTTGTAGCGCATCTCCCGGTCGGCAAGGAATCGATCATGAAAGTTCTGCGTGATGGCAAAGAAAAAGAGCTTAAGGTCAAGCTGGGTGAGATGGAGGAGGGAGAGAAGCAGGCGGCGGAGTCAACCTCCACAACCTCGGGTGAACTTGGATTGGCGGTCCGCGATCTGACTCCTGAGGAGATGAGGGAGGTCGGTGTGAAGGAGGGGGTTCTTGTGATGGGGGTCGAGGGAGGCAGTTCTGCTGACTTTGGAGGGATCCAGCGAGGGGATATTCTGCTTTCTCTAAACAACGTAAAGATTGTGAAGAGCTCTGACTTTGAGAGGGAATCGAAAAAGATCAAGAAGGGGCAGATCGTCCGCCTGCACATTAAAAGAGACGATACGACGATCTTTTTAGCGTTTTCGAAGTAG
- a CDS encoding alpha/beta hydrolase → MGTDKISEKRNLKLYQLSRLKEGFATSFDGTKIHFQSVGQGSPPIVCCNGLSVSTFFWVYLEKHFEQFQQVVTWDYRGHGQSSLNEHTKNYSIQALVKDLEAVLEALKIKKAIFAGHSMGSQVMFEFYRRHPKRVAGMISCFGYPGHPMDSFFNLRFSPLIFRLVYFLGTQFPKQATAISRFFLANPLSFWAGGLLKVMNTGMIERKYAEQYIEHVLSRDPLLFPTLLKSSQENSADDILKKIKVPTLILGGELDQFTPAWISKKMHRLIPNSEILMIHKATHAALVEQPELVNLRIEKFLLEKKLLRKR, encoded by the coding sequence ATGGGCACCGACAAAATCTCGGAGAAAAGAAACCTCAAACTCTACCAGCTATCGCGCCTCAAGGAGGGGTTTGCCACGAGCTTTGACGGCACGAAGATCCATTTTCAATCGGTGGGGCAGGGATCTCCGCCTATTGTTTGCTGTAATGGCCTCTCCGTCTCCACTTTTTTTTGGGTCTACCTTGAAAAGCATTTTGAACAGTTTCAACAGGTCGTCACCTGGGATTACCGCGGACATGGGCAGTCCTCGCTCAACGAGCATACCAAGAACTATTCAATCCAGGCGCTCGTCAAGGATCTGGAGGCAGTCCTGGAGGCACTGAAGATCAAAAAGGCGATCTTTGCAGGACACAGCATGGGGAGCCAGGTGATGTTCGAGTTTTATCGTCGCCATCCGAAACGGGTCGCGGGGATGATCTCCTGTTTTGGCTACCCAGGCCACCCGATGGACAGCTTCTTCAACCTCAGATTCTCGCCGCTCATCTTCCGACTGGTCTATTTCCTGGGGACACAGTTTCCCAAACAGGCGACCGCGATCAGCCGCTTCTTTCTTGCCAATCCGCTCTCCTTCTGGGCGGGTGGGCTTTTGAAGGTGATGAATACCGGAATGATTGAACGAAAATATGCCGAACAATACATTGAGCACGTCTTGAGCCGTGATCCGCTTCTCTTCCCGACCCTCCTCAAGAGCTCCCAGGAGAACAGCGCCGATGATATTCTCAAAAAGATCAAGGTCCCCACGCTGATTTTAGGCGGTGAACTCGATCAGTTCACCCCTGCCTGGATCTCCAAAAAGATGCATCGCCTGATCCCGAATTCCGAGATCCTCATGATCCATAAGGCAACCCACGCCGCTCTTGTGGAGCAGCCCGAGCTCGTGAATCTTCGTATTGAGAAATTTCTTCTCGAGAAAAAGCTACTTCGAAAACGCTAA